In one window of Primulina tabacum isolate GXHZ01 chromosome 8, ASM2559414v2, whole genome shotgun sequence DNA:
- the LOC142554729 gene encoding uncharacterized protein LOC142554729 has product MSEHSSKSTTIPQSSSQPTVTRDLPKTTSDSHPVQITTIKLNGDNFLRWSQSVIMYIRGRGKTGYLTGDKKAPSEDDPMYATWDAENSMVMMWLMYSDLGNQSQIFELTLKLGELRQGEETVTKYFNSLKRIWQDLDLFDAYEWKNAEDGQHHKKTVEDARIFKFLAGLNVEFDEVRGRIIGRRPLPSLGEVFSEVRREESRRNVMLGKKGPAATVEGSALTSTGLNVRRGAANLRKLEEKPSVWCDYCNRPRHTRETCWKIHGKPANFKGRTGEKTGRAFPTANEAETTASTITKEQLEQLLALSRSSGKTIGSARMVNGLYYFESILPGNKIVQGLSSISSLSVRDQIMTFNVNVVFLQKVNVEHMFLNLILNQNLFTYFTVMCGDPQRDFFEGKWHITSTTCPDTPEQNGVSERKNKHLLEVARAIMFYMNVPKYLWGDAILTAAYLINRMPTRVLKYITPLGCLKTFFPESRINSDLPLKIFGCTAYVHIPKRSRSKLDPRAEKCVFLGYAANRKGYKFFNPLTKRFFMTMDATFMETKPYFTKNLIQGENNLRESNFWEISEPLPNLVIDQPLDFQNEKNGESESTIVDREIGLSKKEILRMERNRNILEPVVYSRRNVLRRSGDELIIPAQASLEALGK; this is encoded by the exons ATGTCTGAACATTCTAGCAAATCCACCACCATTCCCCAGTCTTCCTCACAACCCACAGTGACTAGAGATCTGCCAAAAACAACCTCTGATTCACACCCTGTTCAAATAACCACCATCAAGCTGAACGGCGACAACTTCTTGCGATGGTCTCAGTCGGTGATAATGTATATCCGGGGGCGAGGAAAGACGGGATATTTAACGGGTGACAAGAAAGCTCCGTCAGAAGATGACCCAATGTATGCTACATGGGATGCAGAAAATTCCATGGTAATGATGTGGCTG ATGTATTCTGATTTAGGGAATCAGTCCCAAATTTTTGAGTTGACTCTCAAACTTGGTGAATTACGGCAAGGAGAAGAAACCGTCACCAAGTACTTCAACTCCTTGAAGAGAATCTGGCAGGACCTTGATCTCTTTGATGCTTATGAGTGGAAGAATGCTGAAGATGGACAGCACCACAAGAAAACAGTGGAAGATGCTCGTATCTTCAAGTTCTTGGCTGGCCTTAATGTTGAGTTCGACGAGGTGAGGGGGAGAATTATCGGTAGGAGGCCGCTGCCATCCCTCGGCGAAGTCTTCTCTGAAGTTAGGAGGGAGGAGAGCCGGAGGAATGTTATGCTCGGCAAGAAGGGACCTGCTGCTACCGTTGAAGGTTCTGCTCTTACTTCTACAGGCCTAAACGTGCGCAGAGGTGCTGCCAACCTACGTAAACTAGAGGAGAAACCAAGTGTATGGTGTGACTATTGCAACAGGCCGCGTCACACCCGAGAAACCTGCTGGAAGATTCATGGCAAACCCGCCAACTTCAAGGGGAGAACAGGGGAGAAAACTGGCCGTGCCTTTCCCACTGCAAATGAGGCCGAGACTACTGCCAGCACCATCACCAAAGAGCAGCTGGAGCAGCTTCTAGCACTG AGCCGGAGCTCGGGGAAGACGATTGGCAGTGCTAGAATGGTTAATGGGCTTTACTATTTTGAGAGTATTTTACCTGGTAATAAAATTGTTCAAGGGCTTAGTAGTATTAGTTCCCTTTCTGTTCGTGATCAAATAATG ACTTTCAATGTGAATGTTGTGTTCTTGCAAAAAGTCAACGTAGAACATATGTTTTTAAACCTTATCTTGAATCAAAACCTTTTTACTTATTTCACCGTGATGTGTGGGGACCCTCAAAG AGacttttttgaaggaaaatggcATATTACATCAACAACCTGTCCTGACACTCCAGAACAAAATGGAGTATCGGAAAGGAAAAACAAGCACTTACTTGAAGTTGCTAGGGCCATAATGTTTTACATGAATGTTCCAAAATACTTGTGGGGAGATGCAATTTTAACTGCAGCATATTTGATTAATAGGATGCCCACACgagttttaaaatacatcactCCGCTGGGCTGTTTGAAAACTTTTTTCCCGGAATCTCGAATCAATTCGGATTTACCACTAAAAATATTTGGATGCACCGCATATGTACACATACCTAAAAGATCTCGATCGAAATTGGATCCTAGGGCAGAAAAATGTGTCTTTTTAGGATATGCTGCAAATCGCAAAGGCTACAAATTTTTTAATCCTCTCACGAAACGTTTTTTTATGACAATGGATGCCACCTTCATGGAAACAAAACcatattttaccaaaaattTAATTCAGGGGGAGAATAATCTAAGGGAATCAAATTTTTGGGAAATATCCGAACCTCTTCCAAATTTGGTTATTGACCAACCTCTTGactttcaaaatgaaaaaaatgggGAGTCTGAATCCACAATTGTCGACCGTGAAATTGGTCTGTCGAAAAAGGAAATACTACGAATGGAGAGGAACCGAAATATCCTTGAACCTGTGGTTTATTCTAGGAGAAATGTCCTCAGAAGAAGCGGAGATGAATTAATCATTCCAGCACAAGCTTCATTGGAAGCCCTGGGTAAATGA